A window of the Pseudochaenichthys georgianus unplaced genomic scaffold, fPseGeo1.2 scaffold_794_arrow_ctg1, whole genome shotgun sequence genome harbors these coding sequences:
- the LOC117444313 gene encoding LOW QUALITY PROTEIN: 14-3-3 protein epsilon-like (The sequence of the model RefSeq protein was modified relative to this genomic sequence to represent the inferred CDS: deleted 1 base in 1 codon): protein MGEREDMVYQAKLAEMAERYDEMVVSMKNVAGMNVELTVEERNLLSVAYKNVIGARRASWRIISSIEQREENKGGEEKLKMIQDYRQTVEKELKDICGDILDALERHLLPSAVMGESKVFYNKMKGDYHRYLAEFATGNNRKEAAENSLVAYKTATDLAMLELPPTHPIRLGLALNFSVFYYEILNSPDRACRLAKAAFDDAITELDTLNEDSYKDSTLIMQLLRDNLTLWTSDMQGEGEEPNKEALQDVEDEAQ, encoded by the exons ATGGGAGAGCGAGAGGACATGGTTTACCAGGCGAAGCTTGCCGAG ATGGCGGAGCGATATGACG AGATGGTGGTGTCGATGAAGAACGTGGCGGGGATGAACGTGGAGCTCACAGTCGAGGAGAGGAACTTATTATCGGTCGCCTACAAGAACGTGATCGGGGCCCGAAGAGCCTCCTGGAGGATAATCAGCAGCATCGAGCAGCGGGAGGAGAACAAGGGCGGGGAGGAGAAGCTCAAGATGATCCAGGACTACAGGCAAACG gtTGAAAAGGAGCTGAAGGATATCTGTGGAGACATCCTGGACGCTCTGGAGCGACACCTGCTCCCCTCGGCCGTCATGGGAGAGTCGAAGGTCTTCTACAACAAAAT GAAGGGAGATTACCACCGGTACCTGGCAGAGTTCGCCACGGGGAACAACAGGAAGGAGGCAGCAGAGAACAGTCTGGTTGCGTATAAAACTGCAACAGACCTCGCCATGCTGGAGCTTCCTCCAACGCACCCCATCCGCCTGGGACTCGCTCTCAACTTCTCCGTCTTCTACTACGAGATCCTCAACTCCCCCGACCGCGCCtgcag gtTGGCGAAGGCTGCGTTCGATGACGCCATCACAGAACTGGACACACTGAATGAAGACAGCTATAAGGACTCCACACTCATCATGCAGTTGTTACGTGATAACCTCACATTATGGACTTCAGATATGCAGGGAGAAG